AGATGAAATGAATAAAACATATGAAGTCCATGAATATGCAAAGGGTTATGTTGCTGTAGGAAGTAATGGTGGAGGCAAAATACTGTTAATGACTGCAAATGAAAACGCAACAGAGTTAGTACAAGTTGATTCGGGGATTATGGATCCGAATTATGCAACCACAGTAAGTGAGAATTTTATACAGTGGATAAATGACGGAGCGATAGATATTGACTGTGTGGACGAAGAACAGGAAGTGTTTAAGGAAAAACTGTGTAATCTTATATTGGTAAGTCCACCAGTAGGAGGGGCTATGGATTTAAAGAAAATACAAGAGGTATTTATCATCAAAAAGGGATTGTTTGACTTATTAAAAGGATCAAAACAATTACCATTCGTGTTAATGAAAGACATACCTGTTGAGTTGGCTTTAAAAAACATAGAACTGTTAGGTGAATTAGGGGATATATTGAAAATATCTAGTACTGATTAACTG
This genomic stretch from Oikeobacillus pervagus harbors:
- a CDS encoding SMI1/KNR4 family protein; amino-acid sequence: MINVQKLSTYELYSPVDENEIKKIEEEMGLVLPNAYKQLLKHTNGFVSDNGVVIFGVDIIDEMNKTYEVHEYAKGYVAVGSNGGGKILLMTANENATELVQVDSGIMDPNYATTVSENFIQWINDGAIDIDCVDEEQEVFKEKLCNLILVSPPVGGAMDLKKIQEVFIIKKGLFDLLKGSKQLPFVLMKDIPVELALKNIELLGELGDILKISSTD